The following nucleotide sequence is from Brachyspira suanatina.
TCAATAACCCTAGCTCTTTCATACATATTCATAGCAGTTTGATAATATCCTGCTCTCTCACTTAGAACACCTTCACTATAATTGGCTATATAGTTTTTACTATCTAATCGTTTTATATCATTAACTGTTGTTCTAGCTTCTGAATTCCTATTATTTATAAGCTCCATGATTAATTTTCTTTCAAGCAATCTATAATTTCTTGAATGATAACGTTCGGCATCAGCTATTAAAGTTTCAACCATAGCAAAATTATTAAGCTTTATATAATTATCTATCAATAAAAGATATGAATCTAAATTACTAGGCTTAACATTAAGAGATTCTAATATTCTTATGGAACTTTCATAATTTCTTTCATTGTACAATTTCAAAGCATTTTCCATAGTATTTTGAGCAAATGCATGAAAAGTAAATATTTGAAAAATAAAAAGACTTAATAATAATCTTTTTTTAAAAATATTTTTCTTCATATTTTAAATAACACCTTATCTCATAGTATTTCTTGCCTGTATTTGACGTCTCAAAAAAGCAGGTTTTTCCAAATCATTATCAACAGTAGAAGTTTCACCGAATATAGACATTTTTGAACCCATCTTATTATGCTTATCCATATAATCATCTGATACTATATCAAATGGTTTTTTATGATAATCAGAATAAGGATTATTATGCTTCTCTTCATCTTCAAAACGCATCTCTTCTGATATTTTTTCTATTGCTCTATTATTGATAGTAGAATTTTTTATTTCATATCTGTGAGCATATTCTGAATTATTATTAACTATAGTCCTATTAAATGTTTCTATAATATCAGAATTATTATTATTTTCCTCATCATTATTAATACTGCTTCTATTTTCTTCATCAATAAAACTATTTGTTTTAGTTATTATAGGTTTTTTAAGATTTCTAATATTATTTTCAAATCTATATTCTTTAGTTTCCTGAATATCATTATTATTTGCAACTAATATCTTTTCTTTAACTTCTTGTTTTTCTTCTTCTATTACTGTTTTATCTTCTACTTTTATTACTGCTTTATCATCCGCTTTAAGATTTTCTACATTAAATTTATTAATTTCATTAGATTCTAATTTAGATTGAATGCTTTCAAGTTCAACTTCTTTCTCTTCTTCAGGTTCTTTTACTATAGTATTTATATTATCTATTTCACTAATATTTTCAGCTGCATTTTTTGATACAGTTTTACTTTCAGCTATAATCTTTTCATTAACTTCTACTTTATTAATTTCTGATTTATCATTCTTTACTTCTTCTTTTTTATCATTATTCTTTTCTTCAATTTTGTTTTCTATAACAGTAGAATTAATTTTATTCGTAACAGCATCATTAGAATTATTAGAACTATTATTTATAATTTCATCTCTATTAGTTGTTGAAGATTTATTTATTATATCATTTGCATTTGAATCTAAATCTTTATTTTCAGACCCATTTTTTGAATTAGCATCAAATCCTGTAGCAACTATAGTAACAATAATTTCATCTTTTATATCTTCTTTAGGGCAAACACCAATTTTTATATTAGCATTTTCATTAGCATAATTATTGATGATTTTGCTAGCCTCTCTATATTCTCTCATAGCAAAATCTTTAGGACAAACTATATTAGCAAGTATACCTCTAGCATTTTTGATGCTAGAAACATCTAAAAGAGGATTTTCAAATGCATTAGTAATAGCTTTTTGAAGTCTGTCATCACCTTTACCTACTCCTATACCTAAATGAGCTCTTCCATTAGATAGAGAAATCATAGTTTTAACATCTGCAAAGTCAACATTTATGAATCCTGTTTGAGTTATTATATCAGATATACCTTGTACACCCTGACGAAGTATATCATCTACAACAGATAAAGCCTCTTCATAGCTATAATCGTCCATATCAACCATATCATAAAGGTTTTCATTAGGTATTATGATAAGAGAGTCTACTACTGAAAGCATTTTATCTATACCAGATTCAGCACGGCTCATTTTTAATTTACCTTCATATTCAAAAGGTTTAGTAACAACACCTATAGTCAAAGCTCCAGCCTTTTTAGCAGCTTCAGCAACAACAGGGCTTGCTCCTGTTCCTGTACCGCCTCCAAAACTGCTTGCAATAAATACTAAATTAGCTCCGCTTACAACCTCTTCTATACTAGCAATATCTTCTCTGGCAGCTTCAGCCCCTTTTTCAGGATCTGTACCCGCTCCCAATCCTTGAGTTACTCTGTCTCCCAAAACTATTCTTGTAGGAGCATTAGAACGAGATAATGCTTGAGCATCTGTATTCATGGCAATAAAGTCTACATCTTTTAAACCTTCTTCTATCATTCTGTTTACAGCATTACATCCGCCGTTTCCGACTCCTATTACTTTTATTACTGTATCCAATGATGAAGAATCATTTTTTAATGCCATTTTTTCGCTCCCTTTCATATTGTCTGCCAATTCTATGCGATAGTTAGGATTCATTGCAACTCCCCTTGCTATATAATAGAATTTTTAATTAAAATTCATTTAATTAAAAATAAAATTATAATAAACATATTTCAATAAACATAATTATATTAACATAATTGTCAAATTCCGCAAGTAGTAAAAATAAAAAAAATATGTTATTATGTTAATCGGATTTTTTTAGTTTTTAACTATAAAAAATATTATGTTAATTGATTTTTATTGTTTGTATTATTCTTATTTTAAATATATACTAATAAATAACAAATATTACTTATAAATAAAAAATAATAAAAACAATAATAAAAGAGAATATTTATGAATATACATATACATACTTTTGGATGCCGACTCAATCAATATGAAAGTGAAAAAATTTCATACGAATTAAAAAACTTAGGGGCAAATATAACAGAATTAGATAATGCCGAAGCTATAGCTATAAATACATGCACTGTTACTAATGACAGCGATAAAAAACTTATGTCATATTTAGAAAAATTGGGTGATATACAAAATAAAAAAGTATTTCTAATAGGATGTTATGTTTCAAAAAAAGATAAAGATTCTTCTATATTTAAAGATAATATTGTACTAATACCAAATGAGAAAAAAGAAGAGGCTTCTGAAATAATATTCAATACTTTACATAATAATTTAGAAAATAAAATAGACAATCCAATATTCTTTCCTCAGGAACAGAGCAGAGCCTATTTAAAAATACAGGATGGATGCAATGTTTTTTGTACTTATTGTATAGTATCAAGAGTACGTGGAAGTCATAGAAGTGTTGAGCCTTCAAAAATATATGATGCTGTAAAAATGGCTAATGATTACAACTATAAAGAAATTGTACTTACAGGCTTAAATCTTGGTTCATACAACTATAATAATGAAATAAACTTCACAAAAATACTTAAAAATATATTAGAGCATTCATCAAAATATGGTATAAGAATAAGACTTTCATCTATTGAGCCTATTTACTTTGATGATGAGCTTATAAGCCTATTTAAAAATGATGATATACTTTGTCCGCATGCTCATATACCTTTACAGTCTGGAAGCAATAAAATATTACAGCTTATGAACAGAAGATATACAAGAGAAGATTATTTAAATATCACAGAAAAACTGTATAAAACTAATTCAAATATGTCTATAAGCAGCGATGTAATGGTTGGCTTTCCCCATGAGGATAATAATGACTTTAATGACACTTATGATTTATGCGAAAAATCAAAATTCATAAAGATTCATATATTCAGATATTCTAACAGAGAAAATACTCCTTCATCAAAGATGGATAATCAAGTGGGATACAGAGCTAAATTAAAAAGGGCTAAAATACTAAATGATTTAAATAATAAACTTAAAGATTCATATTACAAAAATGCTGAAGGAAGAAATTTAAAAATAGTAATAGAAAAAGATTTAAAAGATAACAGCTATATTGGAACAAGTGCTGAATATTTAAAATGCAAACTTCATAGTGAAAATACCCTAAACAAAAAGGATCTTGTATCAGCGAAAGCATTGAGATATGAAGGCGGTATTATGATTTGTGAGTAAATATATTAACAAAAAAATAAATCACCTTTACAATTATTCATTATACCTATATCTTTTATTAATGGTTTATTCTTTAATATACTATTATTTGATATATTATTAATCATATTATATATACTTTGTATAATAGGCAGTGTAAATTCTCTATAAATATCAGAAACTTTTACAATATATTCCAATGTTACTATAAAATTGAATAAATGAGAATTTGAAAGTAATTTCCAATCATAATTACTATTAAGTATAATATTTTTAGGTATAATAGGAGGATTTAATAATTGTCTACATAGAATTCTTGAGTGATGCACAGATCTATTTCTTATTTCAGTTATAGCAAATAACCAACTTTTTAAATATTTATAATGGTACAAATTCATATTATTAGTTATCAAAGTTTGTAATTTTTTTTTCAGAAGAAGAATAAAATTTTGATAATGTACCAAGACTCATTATTTCTACAATTATCCAGATTGATATTTTAGGATAATTTAAATATTCATTTTTATAGTGGTTAATGAATATCTCTTTTGAACGTTCAACTTCTTTATTTATTTCATTATTTATATTATTATATTTCATTAAATTATAATTAGCAAATGGATCATTATTATATACATCTAAAAAATTTCTAGATATAATATTTCTCATAAATATTTCTATATAAGAAATGCAAGAAAATAAAAGCTGTCTTATTTGTACATCATATTTAAAAACTTCAAATATCTCTTCAAAAGTAGTATTATTTGAAAAATTATGAGTTCTTTTATTTGATTTATCTTCAAATATATAAGTATATCCGCTAAAATTATAATAATTTAATTTTTCTAAAACCGTCTTAGCATAATTTATATCTTTTATTATTAAACCTCTAGATTGAAGTAATTTTATTTGATCATTAATTGATAAAGCTGGATTATTATAATCTTTCATAAATAAAAAGCCCGCAGAGTGAGCTACCAAAGGTAAGCCCTGCGGTACTATCAAATACATTATAACAAAATATATTATAAAGTCAAATAAAGTAATTTAATAATTTGACTTTATATATTCAAAATGTATAATCAATAAATGATAAATAAAGAACTTAATAATAAAAGAAAACAAAATATTTTAAATCTTTTAAATAAATGCAAAGAAACAGATAAAAACTTCAAACAATTTGCATCAGAAAGTCATAAATACAAATTAAATCCTCCTATAAATAAAAATAAAGTTATAGAATTAGAAAATAAATATGAATTCAAACTTCCGGAAGATTATTTTTGGTTTATAACAGAAGTCGGAAATGGTGGGGCTTGTTATGGCTACAGTATGGATAAATTTGAAGATATGTATTTTGATTATTTGAAATATGATAACAGAATAGATTTAATGATAGAATATTCAAAAAAAGTTAATGAAGGAAATGCTAATGATATAGAAAATACAGACTTTGAATATTATGGAATATTAAGGTTCGGAACCTTGGGTTGTTCTTCTTCTATAGGTTTAATAGTAACAGGAGAAAATAGAGGAAAAGTTGTTTATTATGATGATGAGTTTTATGAAGAACCTTTTATCACTTGTTATGATAATTTTCTTGATTATTATGAGAATTGGGCCTTGGAAACATCTCTTGATTATAATATGGGTTCTTTTGGGTTAAGATTAAAATTTGAAATTGATGATTTAATTAAATACTATTATGATATATTAAATAATAAAAAAGAAGATAATATTATAAATAAACAAAGCATTATAACAACAATGTATAAATACAAATCATTAGAAGAACAGTATTTAAATGAAATATATAATTTATACAATTTAGAAAAAGATGAAAATTATAAATTAAAACTTGTTTATTTATTAGATAATCATAATTATAAAAAAATAGAAAAACATATAAAAGATGCATTTCAAAATAATGATATTATAGATTCTTATGTTAAAGTTTTATATTTAAAAGTTCATGCTGACAATAATTTGTTTGTAGGCAATTTTAAAAAAGAAATTTTTGATTGGACAGATGAAATAAAATTAGCACTGGAATATTATAAAAAACTACATAATGAAGAAAATAAAATAAATAATTACAGGCTTCTTATTGATATGGCTTTATACCTTTATAAAAATAATTTAATAGATTTTAATGAATTTGATATATTTATTAATAATAGAAACTCTACTATATTATATATTCTATCTCTAAATATTTTAGAAAATGATGATATATTTAACATTTATATAAATGAATTTGTAGAAAGCTGTTCAAATAAAAATACTGCTCAAATAAGAAATACAATCGCATATTTGGAAAATATTTTAAAAAATAATAAAAAGTATAAAAAAGAAATAATAAACACAATAAAAACAGAATACCAAAAATTATTAGAATATTATAAAATCAATGAACCAGAAGATGAATCTATAATACATTTTATAAACAATACTTCAAAAAGAATATTTAATTATTAAAATATTAATATCATAGGAATTAAAATGAAATATAAACCTACAAGCAGAAAAGAATTAAAAGATTTAGTAACAGATGAAAGTATTTATTTGGGTGATATAGATACTAGCCTAATAACTGATATGTCAAACTTATTTGATTTTTTTAATAGAGATAATTATGACGGTATAGAAAATTGGGATACTTCTAATGTAGAAAATATGGCTGGTATGTTTTCTGCTAATAGGAATTTTAATAAAGATATTAGTAAATGGAATGTTTCTAAAGTGAAAAATACAGCTTATATGTTTTTCTTGGCTGAAAAATTTAATCAACCTTTGAATGATTGGGATGTAAGCAATGTTACAAATATGAATAGCATGTTTATGAATGCTAAAAGTTTCAATCAGCCTCTTAATAATTGGAATGTAAGTAAAGTTCAAAGTATGAGCGATATGTTTAATCGTGCTGAGAGTTTTAATCAAAATATAAATGATTGGAATGTAAGTAATGTAGAAAATATGAATCATATGTTTTCATCTGCATATAAATTTAATCAGCCTCTATTTAAATGGGATACTTCTAAAGTAAAAGAAATGTCTGGTATGTTTTCATTAGCTTATGCATTTAATCAGTATATTAATAATTGGAATGTAAGCAATGTTACTAATATGAGATGCATGTTTATGTTTGCAAGAGATTTTAATAAGCCTATTAATAATTGGAATACAAAAAAATTAAAAGATGCAGGAAGCATGTTCTCAAATACATCAGCATTCAATCAAAATTTAGATGATTGGAATATTGATAATCTTTCGGATATGAGTAATTTTAATAAAGATTCTAAATTAGAATTAACATTTAAATTCAAAATTTATTTATATGCATTGACTTTGGATAAAGAAGAAAAAAATAATTTAAATGATTTTATAAAAAACAATGTAAAAAAGATATATAAAATTATAGAAAATCATAAAAATAAAAAAGTTAATCTCCTTAAAAGATATTTAATAAATAATTTTTATAATGAATTAAAAGAATTAATACCAGATTATATTGAAAGTTTTAATAGCATAGAAGAAGTTTATAATTATATAGACAAAAACTATAATAAAAAAGATAATAAAAAAGTAAAATTTATAGATGATATAAAAATAGAAAATATAGATAAAAGAATAATAAAATATATTTACTTATCATATTTAGAATTGAAAAGAGAAGCCTACAGAATAAAACAAATAGATTATATTATAAATTTAATTGATGAAAAATCTTTTATAAATGCAATTAAAACAATGCACACAAGCACCAATAAAGAAACATCTATTATTATGTATGGAATATATGGAGGAGATGAAGCATTAAGAGAGATTTATAAAAAAGAAAAAGATTCAAAATTATGTTTACTTGTATTTTCTATCAATAAAAACAGTAAATATGCTGTTAATATGCTTTATAATGTGTTTAAGAAAAGTAAAAAATATGAAGTAAAAGAGATGGCAGAAAAAATTATTGAGGATATAGCAAAAGAAAATAATTTGAGCGTTTATGAATTCGGATTAAAAGCTATACCGAATTTTGGATTCGATAGAAACGGCGAGAGAATAATAAATAATAATCAATATAAAATGATTTTGAAAAATGATTATACTATAGAGTTTTTTGATATCAAAGAAAATAAAATATTAAAACAAATACCTAAAGACTTTGATGATAGTACAAAAGAAGAAATTAAATACATAAAAAAAGAAATTCCAAATATTATAAAAAATCAAAGCAGAAATTTAATAAAAATTCTATTAACAGGCAAAAAGTATGATTTTAATTTTTTCAAAGAAATATTTATTGATAATACAATAATGAATAAATTTGCTATTAATTTAGTTTGGAATTTATTTGATGAAAATAATAATTTTATAACAACATTCAGATATTCAGGCGATGGAAGTTATACCAACTGCGATGATAATACAGTGAATATAAATAATAATTATTTTGTAAGTTTATCAAGCCCTATAGAAATGGAAGAAGAAATTATAGTAAAATGGAAAAAACAGCTTGAGGATTATGAATTATCACAGCCAATAATGCAGTTTACAAATATAAAAATAAATAATTTACAAGAAGCATTAAAAAAATTACAAAATATGGAAATAAGTTATGGAATGGTAAAAGCATTTTCTCAAAAGTATGATATGAATACCGAACGTAAAAGCTATTATGAAATTAACGGATATTCATTTAAAGACTCATACAATAATCAAGAATTTTATATAAGAACAAAAATTATCAATACTGAAACCAATTATAATGATAAAATAAAAATTAATATCGAGTTTAATAATGCTAATGACAGATTCATATATACTTGGCTTATACTTTTAATATGGGATTTTAGATTAACAGAAATATACTGAAACAAATAAATTTTGAAAAACTTAAAAATTTGGGGTATATACTAATTTGTATATTAGCTTAATAATCAATATTATTATTTTTTAAGAACTCTATTGCAGGCTCTATATTTTCAGCCGCTAATTCTTTCATGTTATCCATAATTGCATTCATTTCATATTCATCATTATTTTTTAAAGCTGTTTGATAAGATTTATTAAAATACTCTAATGCTTCACTATTTAATTTATTATAATTTTCTATATTGTTTTTTTCTTTTAAAGCCAATCTTGATTTTACTTCACCTATATTATTATAAGGTAAAGAAAGTTCAGAATTTATTTCTAATGCTTTATAAAAATTCTCCAATGCCTTGTCATATTCTTTTAGCCTCACATAGCACCCGCCCAAATTATTAAAAGCATAATCATGTTCTTTATTTAATTTTATAGTAGTTTCATAATCTTTAAAAGATTCTTCATAATTTTTCAATGCCTCATTAGCAATACCCCTATTATAATATGCTTCATCATAATTCGGATTTAACTCTATAGCCTTATTAAAATCTTTAATAGCATCTTCATACAAAAATAAATCAAGTTCCGCATTTCCCTTATAACTATATATTTCATAATTATCAGGCTCCAAATCTATAGCTTTATTATAATCATTGATAGCCTCTTTTACTAATCCAGCATTATGTTTAGCAATAGCCCTCTTATAATAACATTCATTTCCAAGATCTATTGCCTTAGTATAATTATCTATGGCCTCTTCATAATCTTTTGATATTTCATTTAAAGCAGCTTTTAAAGTATATAAATAAGCTTTATCAGAATCTGACTCTGCATTATATAAAGCTTCATCAAAATCTTTCATAGCCTCATCATATAAATTCAAATTAATCTTTACCATAGCTCTTTCATAATAAGCATCTATATGATCATTATCTAATTCTAAAGTTTTATTATAATCTTCAATAGCTTCTTCATAATGTTCTAAATCAAACTTAGCATTTCCTCTATAATAATACGCATCAGCATAATAAGGATTAAACTTTATAAATACATCAAAATAATCAATAGCTTCTTCATATCTTTTTAATTCTAAATGACAAATACCTAAACTATAACAAACAAATTCATTATCAGAATCAATAATAGAATCAAAATCTTCTATAGCTTCCTCAAATAAATCTAAATTTTGTTTGCATAAACCCTTATTATAAATAGCTTCTGTATCATCAGGATTCAATTCTAGAACTTTATTATAGTCTTCTATAGCTTTATCATATTCTTCTAATTTAAAGTATGTCAAAGCTCTGTTATAATAAGAATCAGCATCCATTTCATTAAGCTCTATAGCCTTAGTATAATCATCTACAGCATTTTTAAACATATTTAAATTGGAATAAACTAAAGCCCTTTCATAATATATATAACTTTCATCAGGAAAATAATCTATAGCAATGGTAAAATCTTCAATGGCTTCTTCCAATAAATTCAAATTATATTTAGATAATCCCCTATAATAATAATATATATAATTAATTTCATTATATTCTATTAATAATGTATTAAAATCATCGACAGCCTCTTTATGTTTATCTATTTTGGCATAAGATAAAGCCCTAATAAAATAAGCATCTTTAAAATCAGAATCTAATTCTAAAGTTTTATTAAAATCTTTTATAGCATCTTCATATAATCCTAAACTATATTCAGCAACTCCTCTGCTATAATATGCATTGCTGTGTTCATCATTAAGTTCTATAGTTTTATCAAAATATTCTATAGACTCTTCATACATTTTTAAATTACATTTAGAAGTACCTATATTATAATAAGCACTGATCAAAATATTATGCATATTATTAATATCTTCATCACTAGCTTCATCATTATCATCATCACTATAAATAATAAATTCATCATCAGAATAAAAAACTAGATCCTTATTATAAATATCAATTATCTTCTCTAAATTCAAAATAGCTTCTTCATATCTTTTTTCTTTAAAAGCATTCTTTCCTAATTCAAATAATTGCTGTATTTCTTTTTTTATCATTTATTTATCCTGAATAAAAAATTTATAATTCACATATTAGAATATTTTTATAATTTTTCAAGTAAAACTATAATAAAAAATATTATTGATATATAAATTGTTTCTGTTATACTACTTAACATAATAATTTGGAGTACAAAATGAATAAAGAAGAGCTAAGTAATAATGAAGAAATAAATACTTCAGGTTTTGATGCTATAACTGAAACATTTGAGAAAATATATCCTGAACAAAAAGATCCTCTGCATTACAGACCTATAATATCTTATCAGTTTGGAGGAAAAGACCCTCTTGACGGAATAAGTATTTACAGAGGTAAAGGATATTATCATTTTGTTACTTACGGATTCAGCGAGCTTTATGAAAAAGAATCAGAAAATAAAGACTACAGCGGATTCGGTTTCGAACTTACTTTCAAATTAAAAATGAATGAAAAACAAATTAATAATACTAAAGATGATGATAGCGCTGATAATGAAATAAAAACTGTTGTAGGATTTTTACAGCAATTGGCAAGATATGTATTTGAAAGCGGTTCAGTTTTTAATCCTTATGAATATATATGGACTAAACAAAAAGAAGGAATAGATGCTGAACAAAAATCTAAAATAACAGGATTTATAACTATACCAGATGAAGCAGGTGAAATAAATACTCCTAATGGAAAAGTTATTTTTGTTGAGCTTTTAGGTGCTGCAGATCCAGAGCTTAATGCTGTATACAATAAAAAAATCACAGTAAAAGAATTGGCTCAAAAAATAGGAACCGATATAACAGATTATAACAGAGAATCTTTATTATAATTTCTTAATTGTAAACTCTTTCTATTACTGTTTTATTATTTTCTCTCTTTACCTGAAGCTTATAAATTTTATCAGATGAATCTTTAAAATCTTCTCTGTAATGTGCCCCCCTGCTCTCATCTCTCTCAAGCATACTCAAGGCAATCATCTTAACACTTTCGATAATCAAATAAATTTCTATAGAACCGTCTTTGATATTTTCTTTTATGCTGTAATTGCTTCTAATCTCATCAATCTTTCTTAAAAATTTTTCTATTTTTTCTCTGCTTCTTACAACGGATAAATTTTCACTTACTAATTCTCTTATTTTTTCAAGCACCTCATTTTTTCTACAATTGTTTTCTTTATCATCTTTTGAAATATCATTGATCCAATCATTAAATTCTTTTTCTATACTATTTAATTTTTTATTATCATGAAATTTATTATTTTTAATATATCTGTAAGCATCTTTAACAGCATTATTTCCAAATACCAAAGCACCGCCAACAGAATTTCCGCCTAACCTATTAGCTCCCTCTATAGCAGATGATAATTCACCAATAGCATAAAGCCCATTAACACCGGTAAATCCATTGCTGTCTATTTTTATGCCCCCATTACAGCTATGAGCAAAATGAGTTATTAAAGTTTCATCTTTAAGTAAATCAATATTCATTTCTTTCTTAAGCCAATCCAAATAAACAGTATAAAATTCTTCTTTGTCTTTATACAAATCTTCAGAATAT
It contains:
- a CDS encoding suppressor of fused domain protein — protein: MNKEELSNNEEINTSGFDAITETFEKIYPEQKDPLHYRPIISYQFGGKDPLDGISIYRGKGYYHFVTYGFSELYEKESENKDYSGFGFELTFKLKMNEKQINNTKDDDSADNEIKTVVGFLQQLARYVFESGSVFNPYEYIWTKQKEGIDAEQKSKITGFITIPDEAGEINTPNGKVIFVELLGAADPELNAVYNKKITVKELAQKIGTDITDYNRESLL